A portion of the Cryptomeria japonica chromosome 5, Sugi_1.0, whole genome shotgun sequence genome contains these proteins:
- the LOC131875797 gene encoding cytochrome P450 711A1-like: protein MATSIDSANSILTETFLWLGNSSWTSVLLICFAGAITGLYVYSRIPTWKLPNLPSPPESWLFGHLPLFAKEGTDVFIDLARKYGPIYRFNFGRQPLVIVADADLCREVGVKKFKSFPNRSIPMSMSASPLHLMGLSMTKNPRWSSMRGAIQALYQPSHIASQLPLMERTICIVKDYLSTKDEKEDINFSDLLGKVSSDIIGEAAFGEKFNLTPSKTPHLVEFQVTEFVKELVFSTSLRLDLSGTFSTIVGFLFPILQKPVREILARIPGTREWKDEQINSELIHRLNGMVAKRSMDLGLKSRKDFLSSVLNARESSKDNRDLFTPDYINALAYEHVLAGSTTIALTMSLVLYLISAHPNVEEKLLEEIDAFGPTGRNPTADDLDKFPYLTQVIKEAMRYYMVSPLVAREAVEDVEIGGYLFPKGTWVWLALNVSANDPIYFSEPRKFKPERFDPECEEEKKRHAYAILPFGIGPRVCIGMRFSLQEIKLVMIHLYQMFTFEHSPLMENPLEFQYGIIVSTKHGVKLRVHKRSHHKTNFQ, encoded by the exons ATGGCTACTAGTATTGATTCAGCAAACAGCATTCTCACAGAGACATTTCTGTGGTTGGGAAATTCATCATGGACTAGTGTGCTTTTAATCTGTTTTGCAGGGGCCATTACAGGACTGTATGTTTATTCAAGAATACCCACATGGAAATTGCCTAACCTTCCCAGTCCCCCTGAATCATGGCTGTTCGGCCATTTGCCTCTCTTTGCCAAGGAAGGGACTGATGTTTTTATTGACCTGGCTCGCAAATATGGTCCAATTTACAG gttcaactttggaaggcaGCCATTAGTGATAGTGGCAGATGCCGACTTGTGCAGAGAGGTGggggttaagaaattcaaatcttTTCCAAATAGAAGTATTCCGATGTCCATGTCTGCTTCTCCTCTCCACCTCATGGGACTCTCTATGACTAA GAACCCAAGATGGTCATCAATGCGTGGGGCGATACAAGCTCTGTACCAACCGAGCCATATAGCGAGTCAATTGCCTCTGATGGAACGCACAATCTGCATCGTCAAAGACTATCTCTCCACCAAAGACGAAAAAGAAGACATAAACTTCTCAGATCTCCTGGGGAAGGTCTCTTCAGACATCATTGGGGAGGCAGCGTTTGGCGAGAAGTTCAATCTCACACCATCCAAAACGCCACATTTAGTCGAATTCCAAGTCACTGAGTTTGTCAAGGAGCTGGTTTTCTCCACTTCTCTGAGACTGGACCTAAGTGGCACCTTCTCTACAATCGTGGGATTCCTCTTCCCAATTTTACAGAAGCCCGTTCGAGAAATCCTCGCTCGCATCCCAGGCACACGTGAATGGAAGGACGAACAGATTAACAGTGAGCTTATACACAGATTGAATGGCATGGTGGCCAAGAGAAGTATGGATTTGGGGTTGAAATCCAGAAAGGATTTTCTTTCCTCAGTGCTGAATGCGAGGGAGTCGAGTAAAGATAACAGAGATTTGTTTACCCCAGACTATATAAACGCTCTCGCTTATGAGCATGTCTTGGCGGGCTCAACTACAATTGCGTTGACAATGTCTTTGGTGTTATATCTTATTTCTGCACACCCCAATGTCGAGGAAAAATTGCTTGAAGAAATCGATGCTTTTGGGCCCACAGGCAGAAATCCCACTGCTGATGATCTTGACAAATTTCCTTATCTTACTCAG GTAATAAAGGAGGCTATGCGTTACTATATGGTGTCTCCTTTAGTTGCAAGAGAGGCTGTTGAAGATGTTGAGATAGGAGGGTACCTATTTCCAAAGGGAACATGGGTATGGTTGGCCTTAAATGTATCAGCAAATGATCCTATCTATTTTTCCGAACCTCGAAAATTTAAGCCTGAGAGATTTGATCCTGAatgtgaagaagaaaagaagaggcaTGCCTATGCCATCCTCCCTTTTGGGATTGGACCTCGTGTTTGCATtggaatgagattttcattacaaGAGATTAAACTAGTAATGATTCATCTATATCAAATGTTTACATTTGAGCATTCTCCATTGATGGAGAATCCCTTAGAATTCCAATATGGAATCATAGTTTCTACCAAGCATGGAGTCAAGCTTCGAGTTCACAAAAGGAGTCATCACAAGACAAATTTTCAATGA